In one window of Saprospiraceae bacterium DNA:
- a CDS encoding class I SAM-dependent methyltransferase encodes MRKDWFEDWFETDYYKLLYRQRDAREASQFADRLVRYLNLPQGAYILDVGCGRGRYARAFAQLGYDVTGIDISFKKTEDNVRHANNHLHFYRHDMRRIFRVNYFDAVLNLFTSFGYFDSMSDEKNAAKCMALNLKTGGFLVIDYLNPEHIKQHFKAQETVIREGITFHIRKSLNCDNICKEIEISDGDQRFHFKEQVRLFGLEDLIQLFKPFRLQLQHVFGNYRLESFENESSERIILIFRKQ; translated from the coding sequence ATGAGAAAAGATTGGTTTGAAGATTGGTTTGAGACCGACTATTACAAATTGCTATACCGGCAAAGAGATGCCCGGGAAGCCAGCCAATTTGCAGATCGGTTGGTCAGGTATTTAAATCTGCCGCAAGGAGCGTACATTTTGGATGTAGGTTGTGGTAGAGGAAGGTATGCACGAGCATTTGCACAATTGGGTTACGATGTTACAGGAATAGACATTTCTTTTAAAAAGACAGAAGATAATGTACGGCATGCAAATAATCATTTGCATTTTTACCGGCATGATATGCGCAGAATATTCAGAGTCAATTATTTCGATGCGGTATTAAATCTATTTACCAGTTTTGGATATTTTGACTCCATGAGCGATGAGAAAAACGCTGCCAAATGTATGGCCCTTAATCTTAAAACCGGTGGATTTCTGGTTATCGATTATTTAAATCCGGAACACATCAAACAGCATTTTAAAGCACAGGAAACAGTAATTCGGGAAGGGATAACTTTTCATATACGCAAATCTTTAAATTGCGATAACATTTGTAAAGAAATTGAAATCAGCGATGGTGACCAACGATTTCATTTTAAAGAACAGGTCAGGTTGTTCGGATTGGAAGATTTGATTCAACTTTTTAAACCTTTTCGATTGCAATTACAGCATGTATTTGGGAATTATAGATTGGAGTCCTTTGAAAACGAATCTTCGGAGAGGATCATACTCATTTTTCGAAAACAATAA
- a CDS encoding phosphatase PAP2 family protein translates to MEWINQWDHEFFLWIQTHVRNPGLDYWLVLFRDKHTWIPLYIFLLSYLFFNEGRKTWIVLLLSILLITVTDQLNSNVIKKLVKRERPCNEAYFKDSYNAAIDCSGGYSFPSSHATNHMGLAVLLIFWFQRGIWRWLLLGWAFLIGFSQIYVGVHFPLDVVAGFVEGALVAGILFGVYLWLGNHISTKAKKQELT, encoded by the coding sequence ATGGAATGGATCAATCAGTGGGATCATGAATTTTTTCTGTGGATTCAGACGCATGTAAGAAATCCCGGATTGGATTATTGGCTGGTGTTGTTTAGAGATAAGCACACTTGGATACCTCTTTACATTTTTTTATTGTCGTATTTGTTTTTTAACGAGGGCAGAAAAACCTGGATTGTCTTGCTGCTAAGTATCCTATTAATTACTGTAACAGATCAGTTGAATAGTAATGTAATCAAAAAACTTGTAAAGAGAGAAAGGCCGTGTAACGAAGCATATTTTAAGGACAGTTACAATGCTGCTATTGACTGCAGCGGAGGCTATAGTTTTCCTTCTTCTCATGCAACCAACCATATGGGGCTGGCGGTTTTGCTAATATTTTGGTTTCAAAGAGGGATCTGGAGGTGGTTATTGTTGGGCTGGGCCTTTCTGATTGGATTTTCACAAATCTATGTAGGTGTACATTTTCCTTTGGATGTCGTGGCTGGCTTTGTCGAAGGGGCTCTTGTGGCAGGTATCTTGTTTGGTGTTTACTTGTGGCTCGGAAATCACATAAGCACGAAAGCCAAAAAACAAGAGCTTACCTGA
- a CDS encoding endonuclease/exonuclease/phosphatase: MNTYNISFWNLENLFDVEHSPRRSEKLERAIGSDLEGWTQVQLDLKIGQLSSIIQQLNNGLGPDILGVCEIENAHVLGLLVDALSPLNRNYKIVHADTADQRGIDVAILYDSSQFSIEPDMVFNHFVMRRTATRDILQVNFLSTANNQRLVVIVNHWPSRSGGQYESEGYRQIAGETLAYFHQRILDVHGRETPVIAMGDFNDEPFNKSIVDHALALRSKNKVANGRNPYFLNMMWSLMEQGSGSFFFENLPNMLDQFLINSNLLHATSPIRVKADSARINNFPVMVKPGDYPSPIAFGGMGKPINDSGFSDHFPISIDLETS, encoded by the coding sequence ATGAATACGTACAACATTTCCTTTTGGAATTTAGAGAACCTGTTCGACGTGGAACACTCGCCGAGAAGATCCGAAAAACTGGAAAGAGCCATTGGATCAGATCTTGAGGGCTGGACTCAAGTGCAGCTCGATCTGAAAATAGGGCAATTATCATCGATCATCCAACAACTCAACAATGGATTGGGTCCCGATATCTTGGGCGTATGTGAAATTGAGAACGCACATGTGCTCGGCTTGCTCGTGGATGCTTTGAGTCCGCTGAACCGGAATTATAAGATCGTTCATGCGGATACTGCTGACCAGAGGGGCATTGATGTGGCCATCCTGTATGACTCATCTCAATTCTCAATTGAGCCAGATATGGTGTTTAATCATTTCGTGATGCGGAGAACTGCAACCAGAGACATTCTCCAGGTCAACTTTCTCTCCACTGCAAACAACCAAAGACTTGTTGTGATTGTCAACCACTGGCCCTCGCGCAGCGGCGGACAATATGAATCAGAAGGATATCGCCAAATTGCAGGTGAAACCTTAGCCTATTTTCATCAGCGTATTCTCGATGTTCACGGAAGAGAAACTCCCGTGATCGCGATGGGAGATTTTAATGACGAGCCTTTCAATAAATCCATCGTGGATCATGCCCTCGCATTGCGAAGCAAAAACAAAGTCGCCAATGGCCGAAATCCCTATTTCCTGAACATGATGTGGTCGTTGATGGAACAAGGTTCCGGGTCTTTCTTTTTTGAAAATCTCCCCAACATGTTAGACCAATTTCTGATAAACTCCAATCTCCTTCATGCGACATCGCCCATCCGGGTAAAAGCAGATTCCGCACGGATCAACAACTTCCCGGTCATGGTCAAACCAGGCGATTATCCATCACCCATAGCTTTTGGAGGCATGGGAAAACCCATCAATGATTCAGGCTTTAGCGACCACTTTCCAATTTCTATAGATTTGGAAACATCCTGA
- a CDS encoding GNAT family N-acetyltransferase, producing the protein MNFNREIVLENEAVLLRPLQLDDLNHLQHFAINEPEIWKFSLIQIQSVDDLSRYIKMAVDARLQEKEYPFIVFDKQSREYAGSTRYYDIQLPYQYLQLGYTWYGKKFQGSPLNKNCKLLLLEYAFEVLGMERVEFRADSRNERSIRAMKSIGCVVEGVFRNHLPTPEGQRRDSICLSILKDEWYRDIKANLVSKIRKPQF; encoded by the coding sequence ATGAATTTCAATCGGGAGATTGTGCTGGAAAACGAGGCTGTATTATTGCGTCCCCTGCAGCTGGATGATTTAAATCATTTGCAGCATTTCGCCATAAACGAACCTGAAATATGGAAATTCAGTCTGATCCAAATTCAAAGCGTCGATGATTTATCCAGGTATATTAAAATGGCAGTAGATGCACGATTGCAGGAGAAGGAATATCCCTTTATTGTCTTCGATAAACAAAGCCGGGAATATGCCGGAAGCACCCGCTATTATGATATTCAACTGCCCTATCAATACTTACAGTTGGGATACACCTGGTATGGAAAGAAATTTCAGGGAAGCCCGCTTAACAAAAATTGCAAACTACTCCTGTTGGAATACGCATTTGAAGTATTGGGCATGGAACGCGTGGAGTTCAGGGCCGATTCCAGAAACGAAAGGAGTATCCGGGCAATGAAAAGTATAGGTTGCGTAGTGGAGGGTGTTTTCAGAAATCATCTGCCCACACCGGAAGGCCAACGGAGAGATAGCATTTGTCTGAGCATTCTTAAAGATGAATGGTATCGGGACATCAAGGCGAATCTGGTTTCAAAAATACGCAAACCTCAATTTTAA
- the topA gene encoding type I DNA topoisomerase → MANKLLIVESPAKAKTIEKFLGKDFKVKSSYGHIRDLEKGTKGVDIQNKFQPNYIISPEKQKVVKELKDWAAKVDEIWLATDEDREGEAISWHLCEVLGLDPKLVKRIVFHEITKTAIQKAVQQPRMVDLHLVNAQQARRVLDRLVGFELSEILWRKVRNKLSAGRVQSVAVKLVVDREREINEFNQEAYFKTDGWFLKSDKTSTQVKATLDYKFKQQQEAEKFLQSCVNSIFKVEKVEVKPLKRNPAPPFTTSTLQQEASRKLGFGVNRTMSAAQKLYEAGWITYMRTDSTNLSETALSEMAKEIEKQFGKKYRHTRQYKTKNASAQEAHEAIRPSYMDLKTAGEDSDQQRLYELIWKRAMASQMAAAELEKTQVDISISNVAAHKFVATGEVLLFDGFLKLYLESSDEEDEDQASILPPLKQGDILNYQKILVQERFSRPPARYTEASLVKKLEELGIGRPSTYAPTISKIMEENRGYVVKESRPGTERFYQTLMLVDGKLTSKKESEMTGASKNHLYPTDIGAIVCDYLAEHFPTIINYGFTAEIEKEFDDIAEGKIDWVHMIDEFYWPFHKNVDVVMEQGERAKGRRDLGIDPVTGRKVLVQLTRFGPVVQLGDRDELKEDEKPLFANLRPGQSMETITYQEAMDLFKLPRILGTYKEQEVLVGAGRFGPYVKYNEQFISIPKELDPLEIKLEQAIELISQKQIEDAPIGYHKELPVTKGKGRFGPFVKWNGLFVNIPRRIDFDKLTIDQAIPLIDAKEDKEANRFIHKFDELKMTVENGRWGPFIKFGKKLINIPKKNGERVTSEMASKMSVEDFKSIVEEVVPNAFDKLNKKKAPAKKAKRSKG, encoded by the coding sequence ATGGCAAATAAACTGCTGATTGTTGAGTCACCCGCTAAAGCAAAAACAATTGAGAAATTCCTCGGTAAGGACTTTAAAGTTAAATCGAGTTATGGTCACATCCGCGACCTGGAAAAAGGCACAAAAGGTGTAGATATCCAGAATAAATTCCAGCCGAATTACATCATTTCTCCTGAAAAACAGAAAGTTGTTAAAGAATTAAAGGATTGGGCTGCTAAAGTTGATGAGATCTGGCTCGCAACGGACGAAGACCGTGAAGGGGAGGCAATTAGCTGGCATTTATGCGAAGTTCTTGGTCTGGACCCAAAGCTTGTCAAGAGAATCGTTTTTCACGAGATCACAAAAACCGCTATTCAAAAAGCGGTACAACAACCCCGAATGGTTGACTTGCACCTGGTCAATGCCCAGCAAGCCCGCAGGGTATTGGATCGATTGGTTGGATTCGAACTCAGTGAAATTCTTTGGCGAAAAGTTCGCAATAAATTATCTGCGGGCCGGGTGCAATCTGTTGCAGTAAAGCTGGTTGTTGATCGCGAAAGAGAAATCAACGAATTTAATCAGGAAGCTTATTTTAAAACGGATGGCTGGTTTCTTAAGTCTGACAAAACCAGTACCCAAGTAAAAGCAACTTTAGATTATAAATTTAAACAGCAACAGGAAGCTGAGAAGTTTTTGCAGAGTTGTGTGAATTCAATATTTAAAGTTGAAAAGGTTGAAGTAAAACCTTTGAAGAGAAATCCTGCTCCTCCGTTTACGACTTCAACTTTGCAACAGGAAGCCAGCAGAAAACTCGGATTTGGTGTTAACCGCACCATGTCTGCTGCGCAAAAATTATACGAGGCAGGATGGATCACATACATGAGAACAGATTCAACCAACCTCAGTGAAACAGCTTTGTCTGAAATGGCAAAGGAGATTGAAAAACAATTTGGAAAAAAATATCGTCACACCAGACAGTACAAAACAAAAAATGCCTCAGCTCAGGAAGCGCATGAAGCCATTCGGCCGAGTTATATGGACTTAAAAACAGCCGGTGAAGATTCAGATCAACAACGTTTGTACGAATTGATATGGAAAAGAGCTATGGCATCCCAAATGGCCGCAGCCGAATTGGAAAAGACACAAGTCGACATTTCTATATCCAATGTTGCTGCTCATAAATTTGTAGCAACCGGTGAAGTTTTATTATTCGATGGATTTTTAAAACTTTACCTCGAATCCAGCGATGAAGAAGATGAAGATCAGGCATCCATTTTACCTCCACTTAAACAAGGCGATATTTTAAATTATCAAAAAATTCTCGTTCAGGAAAGATTCAGCCGTCCTCCGGCAAGGTACACGGAAGCAAGTCTCGTGAAGAAATTGGAGGAATTGGGCATAGGAAGGCCTTCTACTTATGCTCCTACGATCAGTAAGATCATGGAAGAAAATCGAGGCTATGTAGTAAAAGAAAGTAGACCGGGCACGGAAAGATTTTACCAGACCTTAATGCTTGTTGATGGAAAATTGACGAGCAAAAAGGAATCGGAGATGACCGGTGCCAGTAAAAATCATTTGTATCCTACAGACATTGGTGCCATTGTTTGCGATTATCTGGCAGAGCATTTTCCGACGATCATCAATTATGGCTTTACCGCAGAAATTGAAAAGGAATTTGACGACATCGCTGAGGGCAAAATCGATTGGGTTCATATGATCGACGAATTTTATTGGCCATTTCACAAAAATGTCGATGTGGTGATGGAGCAGGGCGAACGCGCAAAAGGGCGAAGAGATCTCGGCATTGATCCGGTAACAGGAAGAAAAGTCTTGGTCCAACTCACCCGCTTCGGACCTGTTGTTCAATTGGGTGATCGCGACGAATTAAAAGAAGACGAAAAGCCTTTATTTGCAAATCTTCGTCCGGGCCAGAGTATGGAAACGATCACCTACCAGGAGGCCATGGACTTGTTCAAACTTCCGAGAATTCTGGGAACCTACAAAGAACAAGAGGTGCTTGTAGGTGCTGGCCGTTTCGGCCCGTATGTAAAATACAACGAGCAATTTATTTCCATTCCTAAAGAATTGGATCCACTTGAAATCAAATTAGAACAAGCCATAGAGCTTATTTCACAAAAACAGATTGAAGATGCTCCGATTGGTTATCATAAAGAATTGCCAGTCACTAAAGGGAAAGGAAGATTCGGACCATTTGTTAAATGGAATGGTCTGTTCGTGAATATCCCTAGACGTATTGATTTTGATAAACTAACAATTGATCAGGCGATACCCTTAATTGATGCCAAAGAAGACAAGGAAGCCAATCGCTTCATCCACAAATTCGATGAATTAAAAATGACCGTTGAAAACGGTCGTTGGGGTCCATTTATTAAATTTGGTAAAAAGCTTATCAACATTCCAAAAAAGAATGGCGAAAGAGTTACTTCGGAAATGGCATCCAAAATGAGTGTCGAAGATTTTAAATCCATCGTCGAAGAAGTTGTTCCCAATGCGTTCGACAAACTCAATAAGAAAAAAGCACCTGCAAAGAAAGCGAAAAGATCGAAGGGGTAA
- the lpxB gene encoding lipid-A-disaccharide synthase, protein MNTVYKIYLIAGEASGDLHAGMLIRALKELNPQIQVKGWGGKTLESAGMEIEVHYEQTNFMGFVEVIKNLPFILKLFKITKSSILNFKPDAIILVDYPGFNLRMAEWAHKHNIPVYYFIAPQIWAWKESRIKILQKCVQKLFVILPFEIEYFTKFNIPTAYHGHPLMERIHQFESGSEFRTRWNLSNQSILAIIPGSRNQEIKLLLPIYLDAVKEECKYQIVIAGMESHRELYQSILTSKGVNYTVVFDDMYALLRNTRLAIATSGTASLETALFEIPEVVCYKGNTVSYWIARKLVKVKFIALANLIMGRKIIEELIQADCNPVRIRSEIQLLKKGPHRILVKQELRKLKNLLFEKNCYSEIAKDLFQCLNDYKSKT, encoded by the coding sequence ATGAATACCGTTTATAAAATTTATTTAATCGCAGGGGAAGCATCGGGAGATCTACATGCCGGAATGTTGATTCGGGCACTAAAAGAATTAAATCCGCAAATTCAAGTGAAAGGCTGGGGAGGAAAAACGCTCGAAAGTGCAGGAATGGAAATTGAAGTACACTATGAGCAAACTAATTTTATGGGTTTTGTGGAAGTCATTAAGAATCTTCCCTTTATTTTAAAATTATTCAAAATCACCAAATCATCGATCTTAAACTTCAAGCCGGATGCAATCATACTCGTCGATTATCCCGGATTTAATTTAAGAATGGCAGAATGGGCACATAAACACAACATTCCCGTGTATTATTTTATAGCGCCGCAGATCTGGGCATGGAAAGAATCGAGAATTAAAATCCTGCAAAAATGCGTGCAAAAACTTTTTGTTATTCTTCCATTTGAAATTGAATACTTCACAAAATTTAACATACCTACAGCATATCATGGACACCCTTTGATGGAACGCATACATCAATTTGAGAGTGGATCTGAGTTTCGGACCAGGTGGAATCTTTCCAATCAATCTATTCTCGCGATTATACCAGGAAGCAGAAACCAGGAAATAAAATTATTGCTACCCATTTACCTCGATGCTGTAAAAGAAGAGTGCAAATACCAAATTGTAATCGCCGGCATGGAAAGCCACCGCGAACTGTACCAATCCATACTTACATCAAAAGGCGTAAATTATACTGTTGTATTTGATGACATGTATGCGTTGCTTCGCAACACCAGGCTCGCCATTGCAACTTCCGGAACAGCCAGTCTCGAGACTGCTTTATTTGAAATACCGGAAGTAGTTTGTTATAAAGGAAATACCGTATCTTATTGGATTGCACGAAAACTGGTCAAAGTAAAATTCATAGCACTTGCCAATCTCATTATGGGCCGAAAAATTATAGAAGAATTGATCCAAGCGGATTGTAACCCGGTCCGGATCCGTTCGGAAATACAGCTTTTAAAAAAAGGGCCACATAGAATTTTAGTAAAACAAGAACTTCGCAAGCTAAAAAATCTACTCTTTGAAAAAAATTGCTATTCTGAAATTGCAAAAGATCTATTTCAATGTTTGAATGATTATAAGTCCAAAACATGA
- the surE gene encoding 5'/3'-nucleotidase SurE, with protein MGEKLILITNDDGIFAPGLHALIQIAKPFGRVVVIAPNSPQSGMGHAITIHQPIRLHKLKDFEDVEAYECSGTPVDCVKLAKNVILKDEKIDICLSGINHGSNASINIIYSGTMSAAMEASLEGIPSIGFSLLDYSFEADFQACESFIRDILIKALQTGIYNCNLLSVNIPKLEKSQIKGIKVCKQAEGRWDEEFKESKDPRGESYYWLTGKFVAPEPQPDTDIWALNNGYISIVPSGHDLTVYPAIPENKHFELSQDHMNTVTEHL; from the coding sequence ATGGGAGAAAAACTGATTTTAATAACGAATGACGACGGAATTTTCGCTCCGGGTTTGCATGCATTAATTCAAATCGCAAAACCTTTCGGCAGAGTTGTCGTGATAGCCCCAAACAGTCCACAATCCGGCATGGGCCATGCAATCACCATTCATCAGCCCATTCGCCTTCATAAATTAAAGGATTTCGAAGATGTGGAAGCGTATGAATGTTCAGGAACACCCGTTGATTGTGTAAAACTGGCTAAAAATGTCATCTTAAAGGACGAAAAAATAGATATTTGTTTATCTGGCATCAACCACGGATCAAATGCATCGATCAACATTATATATTCAGGGACGATGTCTGCAGCTATGGAGGCATCCTTGGAAGGGATCCCTTCAATCGGATTTTCATTACTCGACTATTCGTTTGAAGCGGACTTTCAGGCCTGCGAAAGTTTTATCAGGGACATTTTGATAAAAGCCCTGCAAACCGGTATTTATAATTGTAATTTATTGAGTGTCAATATTCCTAAACTCGAAAAAAGCCAGATAAAAGGAATTAAAGTATGCAAACAGGCTGAAGGAAGGTGGGACGAAGAATTCAAAGAATCCAAAGACCCGCGTGGCGAAAGTTATTATTGGCTGACCGGCAAGTTTGTTGCCCCTGAACCTCAACCCGATACAGATATCTGGGCGCTCAACAATGGCTACATCAGTATTGTTCCATCGGGTCATGATCTTACCGTATACCCAGCGATTCCCGAAAACAAACATTTTGAACTCTCACAAGATCACATGAACACTGTAACCGAACATTTGTAA
- the holA gene encoding DNA polymerase III subunit delta → MDYKQLIKEINQSKFKPFYLIYSEETFFSDAISQALLNDFIAPEQKDFNQIVVYGKDLTTQALIDLAREYPFMSERKLVLVKDAQDLKNLELMTPFMKKPNPQCLLVLMFAKKPDGRSGWMKEAKEHSAYVEFKSLSDYQLPAFVKSMISDMKLEIEDKALYLLLEYIGNDLGTYYNELGKLKIILNAGQKIDEQIVVKFIGISKDFNVFELQKALSFRDKSRSYWIARNMANQLKSHPLVMTIGALFNHYQRIWLTKTYSKLDDDELNKIVKLPFKSFLKEYREASSKYSMQSLEQSIGLLKQYDLKSKGYLSGAAREEDLYLELVMHLSNV, encoded by the coding sequence ATGGATTATAAGCAACTGATCAAAGAAATCAACCAATCAAAATTTAAACCTTTTTATCTGATCTATTCAGAAGAAACGTTTTTTAGCGATGCCATCAGTCAGGCCTTGCTCAATGATTTTATAGCTCCGGAGCAAAAAGACTTCAATCAAATCGTGGTCTATGGTAAGGACTTGACGACCCAGGCTTTAATAGACCTGGCAAGAGAATATCCTTTCATGTCCGAAAGAAAACTGGTCCTGGTAAAAGATGCTCAGGATCTGAAAAATTTGGAATTGATGACTCCTTTTATGAAAAAGCCTAATCCTCAGTGTTTGCTGGTTTTGATGTTTGCAAAAAAACCGGATGGAAGGTCAGGCTGGATGAAAGAAGCGAAAGAGCACAGTGCTTATGTTGAATTTAAATCATTGAGTGACTATCAATTGCCTGCATTTGTAAAGTCCATGATCAGTGATATGAAATTGGAGATTGAGGATAAGGCCTTATACCTTTTGCTTGAATACATCGGAAATGATCTGGGTACTTATTACAATGAATTGGGCAAATTGAAAATTATTCTAAATGCAGGGCAGAAAATTGACGAGCAAATTGTTGTGAAATTTATAGGAATCAGTAAAGATTTTAATGTGTTTGAACTTCAAAAGGCTTTAAGTTTTCGGGATAAATCGCGATCCTATTGGATTGCCAGAAACATGGCGAATCAGCTCAAATCCCATCCTTTGGTTATGACCATTGGTGCTCTTTTTAATCATTACCAACGGATATGGCTCACCAAAACTTACAGCAAATTGGACGATGATGAGTTAAATAAAATAGTCAAATTGCCTTTTAAGTCCTTCCTTAAAGAATATAGGGAAGCATCATCAAAATATTCCATGCAATCACTTGAACAATCTATTGGATTATTAAAGCAATACGATTTAAAATCTAAAGGATACTTGTCGGGTGCGGCACGTGAAGAAGATCTATATTTAGAATTAGTCATGCATTTGTCAAACGTATAA
- the pbpC gene encoding penicillin-binding protein 1C: protein MPGSVHQFLKYRRGKSYLWKFGITAVAILAGCLLISVFAVNALMKKQQYSIVVYDKDHHLMGARISADGQWRFPPVNQLPTNYITCLKYFEDKRFNWHPGVDIIALSRAFYDNVKTGSIKSGGSTITMQLARLLCKHQNRNLFSKIIETWYALGLELKYSKYEILCLYASFAPYGGNVVGFDAALWRYFEKTHREITWAEAALLAVLPNQPSWLHLKKNRPLLLQKRNRLLKMLSDQQMLDQENYQLAILEPLPEGMHEIPQMAMGLIDVLKNKYPGQHHFQTSVDLNLQIQLNEIVKYHCKILRGNEIHNTAVLVVENHSGKVKCYIPNTPDIGVPVENSMVNNIHALRSSGSILKPLLYASAIDLGLIHSHKLMPDIPTSYGDYTPENFSKTFYGMVTAKQALQWSLNIPAVRLLKEYGLFRFHEQLHKLGFTSFTKSPDHYGLSLVLGGGEVSVWELANAYSNLVFQFIQYQNEPDKRKRIFRKNLSLLEQSETQTSSEFHRDVLKIGSVYQMLEMMKGSPEAAGDLTYAHLNSSKNISWKTGTSFGFKDAWCVGLSGDYTIVVWQGNSNGLGRPGLLGLHTAAPLLFDLANSLKMHVEWKAPVDQMHPQVVCKQSGLELSQFCPEPDTILCSNNSISFGLCNYHKLIYVDPTGQHRVTKDCEPEARPQIVFSFNPVVSYFYKNRPAEYKEIPPWRSDCSNQLVKGTELEIIYPIHGSLVYLPVDLDRNRNKIIFKATHKEAQATLFWFLDGTYIGNTKSNHELPWTLPRGKHKLSISDDRGNSMRIDFSSRHSNDLTVE from the coding sequence ATGCCAGGATCAGTACACCAGTTTTTGAAATACAGAAGAGGTAAATCCTATCTTTGGAAATTCGGGATAACGGCAGTAGCTATACTCGCCGGATGTCTTTTAATATCCGTATTTGCTGTAAATGCGCTGATGAAAAAGCAACAATACTCAATTGTTGTTTATGACAAAGACCACCATTTAATGGGTGCCCGGATAAGCGCTGACGGCCAATGGCGCTTTCCGCCTGTAAATCAATTACCGACGAATTATATTACTTGCTTAAAATATTTTGAAGATAAAAGATTTAACTGGCATCCTGGTGTGGACATCATTGCACTTTCACGGGCGTTTTACGATAATGTTAAAACAGGAAGTATTAAGAGTGGTGGTTCTACCATCACCATGCAATTGGCACGTTTGCTTTGTAAACATCAAAACAGGAATTTGTTTTCGAAAATTATTGAAACCTGGTATGCACTGGGATTGGAATTGAAATATTCAAAATACGAAATACTGTGCCTGTACGCAAGCTTTGCGCCCTATGGAGGAAACGTGGTAGGATTCGATGCAGCGCTTTGGAGGTATTTTGAAAAGACGCACAGAGAAATCACCTGGGCAGAAGCTGCTTTGTTAGCCGTCCTGCCTAATCAACCATCCTGGTTGCATTTGAAAAAGAACAGGCCTTTGTTGTTGCAAAAAAGGAACAGATTGCTTAAAATGTTAAGCGATCAGCAAATGCTGGATCAGGAAAATTATCAACTTGCTATACTCGAACCATTGCCAGAAGGTATGCACGAGATCCCACAGATGGCTATGGGCTTGATCGATGTTTTAAAAAATAAATATCCAGGCCAGCATCACTTTCAGACCAGTGTGGATTTGAATTTGCAAATTCAGCTGAACGAAATTGTCAAATACCATTGCAAAATTTTACGGGGCAATGAAATTCATAACACAGCGGTGTTGGTAGTCGAAAACCATTCAGGAAAAGTAAAATGCTACATACCCAACACACCCGATATCGGTGTGCCCGTAGAAAATTCAATGGTCAATAACATCCATGCACTTCGAAGTTCAGGAAGCATTCTAAAACCATTATTGTATGCTTCAGCTATAGATCTGGGGCTCATCCACAGCCATAAACTGATGCCGGACATACCAACAAGCTACGGCGATTACACTCCGGAAAATTTTTCAAAAACTTTTTATGGAATGGTTACGGCAAAGCAGGCATTGCAATGGTCTTTAAACATTCCTGCAGTTCGTTTGCTGAAAGAATACGGTTTGTTCAGATTTCACGAGCAATTGCATAAGCTAGGCTTTACTTCTTTTACCAAATCTCCTGACCATTATGGTTTAAGCCTGGTTTTGGGTGGGGGTGAAGTTTCTGTTTGGGAACTGGCAAATGCTTATTCCAACCTTGTGTTTCAATTTATTCAATATCAAAATGAACCAGATAAAAGAAAACGGATATTTAGAAAAAACCTGAGTTTGCTTGAGCAATCGGAAACTCAGACAAGTTCTGAATTTCACCGCGACGTATTGAAAATAGGTTCGGTGTACCAGATGTTGGAAATGATGAAGGGTAGTCCCGAAGCAGCAGGCGACTTGACTTATGCTCATCTTAATTCTTCAAAAAACATATCCTGGAAAACTGGAACTTCTTTTGGATTTAAGGATGCATGGTGTGTAGGGCTTTCCGGGGATTACACGATTGTAGTTTGGCAAGGAAATTCAAACGGATTAGGAAGGCCTGGTTTGCTGGGACTGCATACGGCCGCACCTTTGTTGTTTGATCTAGCAAATTCTTTGAAAATGCACGTGGAATGGAAGGCTCCAGTGGATCAGATGCACCCGCAAGTAGTCTGTAAACAAAGCGGATTGGAATTGTCGCAATTTTGCCCGGAGCCCGACACAATACTTTGTTCGAATAATTCCATTTCTTTTGGATTATGCAATTACCACAAATTGATTTATGTCGATCCGACAGGTCAGCACCGAGTGACCAAAGATTGTGAACCGGAAGCCCGGCCTCAAATAGTTTTTTCATTTAATCCAGTTGTGAGCTATTTCTATAAAAACAGACCTGCGGAATACAAGGAAATTCCACCCTGGAGAAGTGATTGTTCGAACCAGCTGGTCAAAGGAACAGAATTAGAGATTATATATCCGATACACGGGAGTCTGGTCTACCTTCCGGTCGATTTGGATCGCAACAGAAATAAAATTATTTTTAAAGCCACCCACAAAGAAGCGCAGGCCACTTTGTTCTGGTTTCTGGACGGAACCTACATCGGTAATACTAAATCCAATCACGAACTCCCCTGGACGCTACCCAGGGGAAAACACAAATTATCCATCAGCGACGATCGCGGCAATTCCATGCGCATAGATTTCAGCAGCAGACATTCGAACGATCTCACTGTGGAGTAA